In Leptospira sp. WS58.C1, a single genomic region encodes these proteins:
- the pcnB gene encoding polynucleotide adenylyltransferase PcnB has translation MKFLSNLFKKKIGSVDDILIYPEGRRFYRDSHPIRKTMIDEDAVKIIHRLHKFGYKAYIVGGGVRDLLLGRKPKDFDVVTNATPNQIKKIFNNCRIIGRRFKIVHILFKGKVIEVSTFRSLPEHRFEKHVEEQDYLIKRDNKFGTPQEDAARRDFTINALYYDIRNDSIVDYVGGYEDIQSRQLRVIGNPDISFREDPVRMLRAVKFAVLLGLKIDKGTSKSIKKNVHELEKASSSRMLEEYNKIFRTWRTSLIFQGMAQNSLLEVLFKEAFEKERKKNPDFGDKFLETRIGKRLVIADKLLSEREELTPQIFYALLFSDLAEESLTKKSGGHLVASLKQSLEPIFQRLGTPKKDKERLIKVFASQERFTHTEDDKASQNNFFRKKDFFYDAFYVFKINGIADNNDQALQSAFFWEISLRKRPVLPNSIGGGGRKEREGRPNRNRKEREGGGGRFKDRNKKGRQNGEGSKPQPEANSTDSDFTDSED, from the coding sequence ATGAAATTTCTGTCCAATCTCTTCAAGAAAAAAATAGGATCCGTCGACGACATTCTTATTTATCCGGAGGGACGGAGATTTTATCGGGATTCACATCCGATCCGCAAGACCATGATCGACGAGGATGCTGTTAAGATCATCCATCGTCTCCACAAATTCGGATACAAGGCCTATATCGTAGGCGGAGGAGTGCGGGATCTTCTCTTGGGACGCAAACCAAAAGATTTCGACGTAGTCACAAACGCGACTCCGAATCAAATTAAAAAAATCTTTAATAACTGCCGTATCATCGGTCGCAGATTCAAGATCGTTCATATTCTTTTTAAGGGAAAGGTGATCGAGGTCAGCACTTTTCGTTCTCTTCCGGAACATCGTTTCGAAAAACATGTGGAAGAGCAGGACTATCTGATCAAACGAGACAACAAATTCGGAACGCCTCAAGAAGACGCTGCACGAAGAGACTTTACCATCAACGCGTTATACTATGATATCCGTAACGATTCCATCGTGGATTATGTGGGCGGATACGAAGACATCCAAAGTAGACAACTCAGAGTGATCGGAAATCCGGATATTTCTTTCAGAGAAGATCCTGTCAGAATGTTGCGTGCAGTTAAGTTTGCAGTTCTTCTCGGCCTAAAAATAGACAAAGGGACTTCCAAGTCTATTAAGAAGAATGTCCACGAGTTGGAAAAAGCTTCTTCCTCACGAATGTTGGAAGAATATAATAAAATTTTCCGCACTTGGAGGACTTCTCTCATCTTCCAAGGTATGGCCCAAAATTCTCTTTTAGAAGTTCTGTTCAAAGAAGCTTTTGAGAAAGAAAGAAAGAAAAATCCGGATTTTGGGGACAAATTTTTAGAAACCAGAATCGGAAAACGTTTGGTGATCGCGGATAAATTATTGTCCGAGAGAGAGGAACTCACTCCTCAGATTTTCTATGCACTTTTATTTTCCGACCTCGCGGAAGAATCTTTAACGAAGAAGAGCGGGGGACACCTGGTCGCTTCTTTAAAACAATCCTTGGAGCCTATTTTTCAGAGATTAGGGACTCCTAAAAAAGATAAGGAAAGATTGATCAAGGTTTTCGCTTCCCAAGAAAGATTTACTCATACCGAGGACGATAAAGCTTCTCAAAATAATTTCTTCCGAAAGAAAGATTTTTTCTACGATGCATTTTATGTCTTTAAGATCAATGGGATCGCGGACAATAATGATCAAGCCTTGCAATCCGCATTTTTTTGGGAAATCTCCCTCCGAAAAAGACCGGTTTTACCGAATAGTATTGGCGGCGGAGGCCGAAAAGAGAGAGAAGGCCGTCCAAATAGAAACCGGAAAGAAAGAGAAGGCGGTGGTGGCAGATTTAAGGATCGTAATAAAAAGGGCCGTCAAAACGGGGAAGGCTCGAAGCCGCAACCGGAAGCAAATTCGACGGATTCCGATTTTACCGACTCAGAAGACTGA
- a CDS encoding M23 family metallopeptidase, producing the protein MNNEAKFEDRPKAAERLKIKYLRFRSSWLKIKEKGSRKISFLLVPHDHEAVLNVELSVFMAAFLGVLSVLLFLLASAFVVYMNFFFVPNRELIRETDNNVGLFLYYNSLLKDAKKEITGLEKKTEQLNLVAWEEVPWKRILTFDYVPEFSLKKHIPESSTNMDLYSDTVEGFAERNIELYKIKHAFQNAFDYLEERESILYAMPRGRPLKPGVGFVTSTFGGRVDPFGLVEMGEFHSGIDFAAGEGTPIYATAPGVIEDNGQSAGGLGKSIRINHLNGFYTVYGHCSVVLVEKGQLVTRGQHIGNVGSTGKATGPHVHYEVHIGYDPPMDPAEFVNME; encoded by the coding sequence ATGAACAACGAGGCAAAGTTCGAAGACCGCCCCAAAGCCGCAGAAAGGCTGAAGATCAAGTATCTTCGCTTTCGTTCTTCCTGGCTAAAAATCAAAGAAAAAGGGTCTCGGAAAATTTCTTTCCTACTCGTGCCTCATGATCACGAAGCTGTTCTGAATGTGGAGCTAAGTGTTTTTATGGCAGCATTCTTGGGAGTACTTTCCGTTCTACTTTTTCTGCTTGCGAGCGCTTTCGTGGTCTACATGAACTTCTTTTTCGTACCGAATCGTGAGTTGATCCGAGAGACTGATAATAATGTGGGACTCTTTCTCTATTATAACTCTCTTCTCAAAGACGCTAAGAAAGAAATTACCGGATTAGAAAAAAAGACGGAGCAGTTGAACCTAGTCGCTTGGGAAGAAGTTCCTTGGAAAAGAATTCTCACATTTGATTACGTACCTGAATTTAGTTTAAAGAAACATATTCCGGAATCTTCGACTAACATGGATCTATACTCCGATACGGTGGAAGGTTTTGCAGAAAGAAATATCGAATTATACAAGATCAAACATGCATTCCAAAACGCATTTGATTATTTGGAAGAAAGAGAATCCATTTTATACGCTATGCCGAGAGGTCGGCCTTTGAAACCGGGAGTAGGATTTGTGACTTCCACGTTCGGAGGAAGGGTGGATCCTTTCGGTCTAGTGGAGATGGGAGAGTTCCACTCAGGGATCGATTTTGCAGCAGGAGAAGGAACTCCTATCTACGCAACTGCTCCGGGTGTGATAGAAGATAATGGACAATCCGCAGGAGGGCTTGGAAAAAGTATTCGTATCAACCACTTGAACGGATTTTATACGGTGTATGGTCACTGTTCCGTCGTCTTAGTAGAAAAAGGACAATTAGTGACCAGAGGCCAGCACATCGGAAATGTAGGCTCCACAGGGAAAGCCACAGGGCCTCATGTGCATTATGAGGTTCATATAGGTTATGATCCTCCTATGGACCCGGCAGAATTCGTAAATATGGAATAA
- a CDS encoding prolipoprotein diacylglyceryl transferase, whose product MYKVIDIPGLVPFVQKYISSGWEGISTFSILVVIAFLAASYFLPKELERKHLDPTHADWLLILGVFGTFVGAKVFFIFEIWDQIFVDTPGFDGKYLYPLTHFDGFPGRPGLWSSLFSGSGLVFYGGFLFGILFISLYMIQNKLDIKAYLDAAVPSMALGYAIGRLGCFVSGDGCYGFATHADIPILTFTYWPTSAVPSGVPVWNTPVMESVISFLFFVYFQKWARFQNFKRFSLGAQYLILHGIARLGIEFLRVNKAVIPFFDPPVQSNIPGATGETTTFLNGYYWHGFSQSQYVSIAIILVGIYFLVKWKLWEKEPVPA is encoded by the coding sequence ATGTATAAAGTCATAGATATTCCCGGACTCGTACCTTTCGTCCAGAAATACATAAGTAGCGGTTGGGAAGGAATTTCCACATTCAGCATTTTAGTAGTCATCGCATTTTTAGCGGCTTCTTATTTTTTACCCAAAGAATTAGAAAGAAAACATTTGGATCCGACCCATGCGGATTGGCTTTTGATATTAGGAGTTTTCGGAACATTCGTCGGTGCTAAGGTATTTTTTATCTTTGAGATCTGGGACCAAATCTTTGTAGATACTCCGGGTTTCGACGGAAAATACTTATATCCACTCACTCACTTTGACGGTTTTCCCGGTCGCCCGGGACTTTGGTCCAGTTTATTCTCCGGCAGCGGTTTGGTATTTTACGGAGGATTCTTATTCGGGATCTTATTCATCAGCTTGTATATGATCCAAAACAAATTGGATATAAAAGCTTATTTGGATGCAGCGGTTCCTAGTATGGCATTAGGATATGCGATCGGTAGATTGGGATGTTTTGTTTCAGGAGACGGCTGTTACGGATTCGCAACGCATGCGGACATTCCAATTTTAACATTCACCTACTGGCCTACGAGCGCTGTCCCAAGCGGGGTTCCCGTTTGGAATACTCCGGTCATGGAATCGGTTATATCTTTTCTATTCTTCGTCTACTTCCAAAAGTGGGCCAGGTTCCAGAACTTCAAAAGATTTAGTTTAGGCGCTCAATATCTGATCCTACATGGAATCGCAAGATTAGGTATCGAATTCTTAAGAGTGAATAAGGCAGTGATCCCATTTTTCGATCCTCCGGTCCAATCAAACATTCCAGGAGCAACCGGAGAGACTACTACCTTCTTGAACGGATACTATTGGCATGGATTTTCACAATCTCAGTATGTATCTATCGCGATCATACTAGTCGGTATTTACTTCTTAGTGAAATGGAAACTCTGGGAGAAGGAACCTGTTCCGGCTTAA
- a CDS encoding cytochrome c biogenesis protein CcdA encodes MKKIRILLSPKFRLRAGLFIFFFFLTNSLQAQSQAVSESWISSLNRWLETGISGSEFGFNSAIFLVLGGLCASLLPCVYPLYPITVGIIQARGETATNKMFHPLVYYTGLAFMYFCFGLVAGISGGAFNTVLRYPGTNLFLAALIFLLGLASLGFLYLPIFPNKEWRGCQGWKGTFLLGMGAGFLSSPCVGPIVVAILIQVTAGVQSISIYSLAVSSFKMALFGLGLGLPFLFLGVFGLSLPRGGKWTRWIQFVLGFVVFYFAWSYYNKAMQLWSVPFDLSLWILAAAFGVLITAYFYQPKSLLRTERMKKALLLTGLICSSAILIRLAGWGTVPGGTKKDLVEEHGNLEWHRISETAFETARNEDRLVFADFYADWCSNCKAFEDLTLSDMNLNQALGKTILLKIKDDDKDFIIYENDPRFPELKIGLPFFVIFSSDGKVLFKTTNYLNTADMIRTIKGEKFHASGE; translated from the coding sequence ATGAAGAAAATTCGGATCCTTCTCTCTCCAAAATTTAGGCTTAGAGCCGGACTTTTCATATTCTTCTTTTTTCTAACGAACTCATTACAAGCCCAATCCCAGGCTGTCTCAGAGTCCTGGATTTCCTCTTTGAACAGATGGCTAGAAACCGGTATCTCTGGTTCCGAATTCGGATTTAATTCCGCGATCTTCCTGGTATTAGGAGGTCTTTGTGCAAGCCTTCTTCCTTGCGTTTACCCTTTATACCCGATTACTGTAGGAATCATCCAGGCAAGGGGGGAAACCGCCACGAACAAAATGTTCCATCCATTGGTGTATTACACCGGATTGGCGTTCATGTATTTTTGTTTCGGACTCGTGGCAGGAATTTCGGGAGGAGCCTTCAACACGGTACTTAGATATCCCGGAACAAATTTATTTTTAGCGGCACTTATTTTTTTACTAGGACTTGCTTCATTAGGATTTTTATACTTACCGATCTTCCCGAATAAAGAATGGAGAGGTTGCCAAGGTTGGAAAGGCACCTTCCTCTTGGGAATGGGAGCAGGTTTTCTTTCTTCTCCTTGTGTTGGACCGATCGTCGTTGCTATTTTGATCCAAGTAACTGCCGGAGTCCAAAGTATCAGTATTTACTCGTTGGCCGTTTCCTCTTTCAAGATGGCATTATTCGGACTTGGTCTTGGGTTACCGTTTTTGTTTTTAGGAGTGTTTGGGCTTTCTCTTCCTCGCGGAGGTAAATGGACTAGATGGATTCAGTTTGTCTTGGGATTCGTGGTTTTTTATTTTGCATGGTCTTATTACAACAAAGCAATGCAATTATGGTCGGTTCCTTTCGATTTGAGTCTTTGGATCTTAGCTGCAGCCTTTGGGGTTTTGATCACCGCATATTTTTATCAACCTAAGTCGCTTCTTCGTACCGAAAGAATGAAGAAGGCGCTACTTCTCACGGGACTGATCTGTTCTAGCGCGATCCTGATCCGACTTGCCGGTTGGGGAACAGTTCCAGGCGGGACCAAGAAGGATTTGGTGGAAGAGCATGGAAATTTAGAATGGCATCGAATTTCCGAGACTGCATTTGAGACGGCTCGTAACGAAGATCGTTTGGTATTTGCGGACTTTTACGCGGATTGGTGTTCTAATTGTAAGGCCTTCGAGGACTTGACCTTATCCGATATGAATTTGAACCAGGCCCTAGGGAAAACGATCCTCCTAAAGATCAAGGATGATGATAAGGATTTTATAATATATGAGAACGATCCTAGATTTCCCGAATTAAAGATCGGTCTTCCTTTTTTTGTGATCTTCTCTTCGGACGGGAAGGTCCTTTTTAAAACTACGAATTACTTAAACACGGCGGATATGATCCGCACCATCAAAGGTGAGAAGTTCCACGCCTCGGGGGAGTGA
- a CDS encoding alginate export family protein — MLKNTVTSPPSRNKRYSLLPVRFFLSVGLLGFGTLWAQGLEPPKQETVTQAETTPLKAPAAEEKPSTPSTQTPATTAAPAGDTKDKDKEKAPAAPYKSPWKGKLEGELLGTLLLTPEHQDAVKKNSNLWITDNLRFGLQIRPRFENFNNQDFDRSTNDSKNYVTQNSQFWTLLDINESFAVKLTIQDTRLYGQYKDPSGTGYGPTSFTNSIGTAYAPGSTVPVKNNTDIREAYVIWKDFLPYTKLYLGRQVFSYGDSRIIGARNDSQIGNSFDGVRVTFDTKTWSTHAGYTVLAEESNGPNGFVTANNQKVGGAKALNDTYLAFLYNTWKPSEELVVDLYEIGVIKKYNTTTATGPLVDPNERTNGRDNLFTTGIRLSNRTASGRSLPVGKSWDWGVEYAAQTGSTGQTIDASWDILNTTIGDGANKHAAYKETVQHDASFFLAQTGYNYKGFRVGVQFARASGDPNRTDGKSATWDPLFATRSGGFPYFDSGNGIANSAFWSNVRTSSIHIQYYDDTWGRFIFAIYDIRKDKVQDAWYDGNRNAVTGSTGYDANGDFVTNKTVTGSTENYANNPFLKNWQPGHRLLLEYDLIYIKKIGDYFSIWAGATVLYAGDAIKNQKQFNIDKNSTYFSLTLQFAI, encoded by the coding sequence ATGTTAAAAAATACAGTTACAAGCCCTCCGAGTCGGAACAAAAGATATTCACTTTTACCGGTCCGATTCTTTTTGTCTGTCGGACTCTTAGGATTCGGAACTCTTTGGGCCCAGGGGCTAGAGCCCCCTAAACAGGAAACGGTGACACAGGCCGAGACCACTCCTTTGAAAGCGCCTGCCGCCGAAGAAAAACCTTCCACCCCTTCTACCCAAACTCCAGCTACGACTGCTGCTCCTGCGGGGGATACAAAGGATAAAGATAAGGAGAAAGCACCTGCCGCTCCATATAAAAGTCCATGGAAAGGTAAGTTAGAGGGGGAGTTACTCGGAACTTTACTCTTAACTCCGGAACACCAAGATGCAGTGAAAAAAAATTCTAATCTATGGATTACGGATAATCTTCGTTTCGGTTTACAGATTCGTCCTAGATTCGAAAATTTTAATAATCAGGATTTCGATAGATCCACAAACGATTCCAAGAACTACGTCACTCAAAACAGCCAGTTCTGGACCCTTTTGGATATCAATGAGTCATTCGCGGTAAAATTGACCATCCAAGATACTCGTTTATATGGGCAATACAAGGATCCGAGTGGAACAGGATACGGACCAACTTCTTTTACGAATTCTATTGGAACGGCTTATGCACCCGGAAGCACGGTGCCCGTAAAAAATAATACGGATATCCGAGAAGCTTATGTGATCTGGAAAGATTTCCTTCCTTATACCAAACTGTATCTAGGTCGTCAGGTTTTTTCATACGGAGATTCTCGGATCATAGGCGCTCGTAACGATAGTCAGATCGGTAACTCTTTTGATGGGGTAAGAGTTACATTTGATACCAAAACCTGGTCCACTCATGCAGGTTATACAGTTCTTGCAGAAGAGAGTAACGGTCCGAACGGATTTGTGACTGCAAATAATCAGAAAGTCGGCGGAGCAAAAGCTCTGAACGATACGTATCTCGCTTTCTTATATAATACTTGGAAACCTTCCGAAGAACTCGTAGTCGATCTATACGAGATCGGTGTTATCAAAAAGTATAATACTACTACAGCAACCGGACCTCTTGTAGATCCGAATGAGAGAACGAACGGTCGAGACAATCTTTTCACTACCGGTATTCGTTTAAGTAATAGAACCGCTTCCGGTAGAAGTCTTCCTGTAGGAAAATCCTGGGACTGGGGAGTGGAATATGCAGCCCAGACAGGAAGTACCGGTCAAACGATCGATGCTTCTTGGGACATATTGAATACTACGATCGGAGATGGAGCGAACAAACATGCTGCCTATAAGGAAACAGTTCAGCATGACGCTTCCTTCTTCTTGGCTCAAACAGGTTATAACTATAAAGGTTTCCGAGTAGGAGTCCAATTCGCAAGAGCTTCCGGCGATCCGAATAGAACCGATGGAAAATCCGCAACCTGGGATCCTTTATTTGCCACAAGATCGGGTGGATTCCCTTATTTCGATTCAGGGAACGGTATCGCAAACTCAGCCTTTTGGTCGAATGTAAGAACTTCTTCCATTCATATTCAGTACTATGATGATACTTGGGGAAGATTCATTTTCGCGATTTACGATATTCGAAAGGATAAGGTTCAAGACGCGTGGTATGACGGTAACCGCAACGCAGTTACGGGAAGCACGGGGTACGATGCAAACGGAGACTTTGTAACGAATAAGACGGTTACCGGAAGTACTGAAAATTATGCCAATAATCCTTTCCTGAAAAATTGGCAACCAGGGCACAGGCTTTTATTGGAATACGACCTGATTTATATCAAGAAGATCGGCGACTACTTCTCTATCTGGGCCGGAGCTACCGTTCTTTATGCGGGAGATGCGATCAAAAACCAAAAACAATTCAATATCGATAAAAATAGTACCTATTTTTCACTTACTCTTCAGTTTGCCATCTGA
- the glnA gene encoding type I glutamate--ammonia ligase, translating into MAKNAAEVIAFAKANKILFYDFRFTDIKGAWHHVSYHVDSVDETTLKGLPFDGSSIPAWQPIHKSDMQLIPDPTSIFLDPFTADPTLVVFCDVWDIYKNQAYEKCPRSIAKNAVKYLKDSGIGDTVYFGPENEFFLFDSLKVRDAINIQYYELDSSEGIWNSHTDMPGSINTGHRPGTKGGYFPVAPVDSQVDLRADIVKTLHKIGMETFVVHHEVAQAQGEIGVKFGTLIEAADNVQKLKYVVKNVAHKWGKTATFMPKPLYGDNGNGMHCHQSIWKDGKNLFAGNGYQGLSETAMNYIGGVLKHGKTVAAFTNASTNSYKRLLPGFEAPAILAYSAQNRSACARIPFVSGEKAKRVEFRFPDSSANPYLAFAALLMAGLDGIQNKIDPGPPREEDLFELSLDEIREKGIQQMPHTLREAVEHMLAGKEIFKKGNVFTEEFIQTYKAYKFETEIWPWEGRPHPFEFLTTYSC; encoded by the coding sequence ATGGCGAAAAATGCCGCAGAAGTGATCGCTTTCGCAAAAGCGAACAAGATTCTTTTCTACGATTTCCGTTTTACGGATATTAAAGGAGCTTGGCACCACGTTTCTTACCACGTAGATTCCGTAGACGAAACTACTCTTAAAGGACTTCCTTTCGACGGTTCTTCCATCCCTGCTTGGCAGCCGATCCATAAATCGGACATGCAGTTGATCCCTGACCCGACTTCCATCTTTTTGGATCCGTTCACTGCAGATCCTACTCTTGTAGTATTCTGCGACGTTTGGGACATCTATAAAAACCAAGCTTATGAGAAATGTCCTCGTTCCATCGCTAAAAATGCGGTGAAATATCTGAAAGATTCCGGGATCGGTGACACCGTTTATTTCGGACCAGAGAACGAATTCTTCTTGTTCGACAGCTTAAAGGTAAGAGACGCGATCAATATTCAGTATTATGAATTAGATTCTTCCGAAGGTATTTGGAACTCTCACACAGATATGCCTGGTTCTATTAACACAGGACACCGTCCAGGAACCAAAGGTGGTTACTTCCCGGTAGCTCCTGTCGATTCTCAAGTGGATCTTCGTGCGGATATCGTTAAGACACTTCACAAGATCGGAATGGAAACTTTCGTGGTTCACCACGAGGTTGCTCAGGCTCAAGGAGAGATCGGAGTTAAATTCGGAACTCTTATCGAAGCAGCGGATAACGTTCAAAAACTGAAATACGTTGTTAAGAACGTAGCTCATAAATGGGGAAAAACCGCAACCTTTATGCCTAAACCTCTTTACGGAGACAACGGTAACGGTATGCACTGCCACCAATCCATTTGGAAAGACGGCAAAAACCTATTTGCAGGAAACGGATACCAAGGCTTAAGCGAAACCGCTATGAATTATATCGGTGGAGTTCTGAAACACGGAAAAACCGTAGCTGCTTTCACTAACGCATCCACTAACTCTTATAAGAGACTTCTTCCAGGATTCGAAGCTCCTGCGATCTTAGCTTACTCCGCTCAGAACCGTTCCGCTTGCGCGAGAATTCCGTTCGTAAGCGGTGAAAAAGCGAAACGTGTCGAGTTCCGCTTCCCGGATTCTTCTGCGAACCCTTATCTTGCATTTGCTGCATTGCTTATGGCGGGACTTGACGGTATCCAGAACAAGATCGATCCGGGACCACCTCGGGAAGAAGACTTGTTCGAACTTTCTCTGGATGAGATCCGCGAGAAGGGAATCCAACAAATGCCTCACACTCTTAGAGAAGCAGTCGAGCATATGTTGGCAGGTAAAGAAATTTTCAAAAAAGGAAACGTATTTACCGAAGAGTTCATCCAAACCTACAAAGCCTACAAATTCGAAACCGAAATTTGGCCTTGGGAAGGACGTCCTCACCCGTTTGAGTTCCTTACAACTTATTCTTGCTAA
- a CDS encoding Cys-rich protein has product MKKTILATVILLATVFTGFSSVSAQSQACNQICDFYTNCVEGQKKLSAADKQKVGAGCLNTCRKNYTAVTSCYETHAGQCTAFNSCLMESYKGKK; this is encoded by the coding sequence ATGAAAAAAACAATTCTTGCGACCGTAATATTGCTAGCCACGGTTTTCACCGGATTCTCCTCCGTTTCCGCTCAAAGCCAAGCATGCAATCAGATCTGTGATTTTTATACAAACTGTGTAGAAGGGCAAAAAAAACTTAGCGCTGCAGATAAACAAAAAGTCGGAGCCGGATGTTTAAATACCTGCCGCAAAAATTATACAGCGGTTACTTCTTGTTATGAAACACATGCAGGTCAATGTACAGCCTTCAACTCCTGCTTGATGGAAAGTTATAAAGGAAAAAAATAA
- the thiH gene encoding 2-iminoacetate synthase ThiH: protein MYTELFDKISFSEAKERVLSKSNIDIESALHTSSSGKALNFEEYLSLLHPTADLYLEEMAQLSLSLTKKRFGNTISLYMPMYLSNECRSSCVYCGFSFENKIPRKTLNESEIRAESEVLYFKGIRHVLILTGEDYSITNLEYLKSAVRVLKAYFDSISIEIYPMDREKYEVLIGEGVEGLVVYQETYDPEVYSKYHLRGMKKNMRYRLEAPDRGGLAGFRRIGVGALLGLSDPYGEMFRLAEHAHYLSKKYWRTTIQVSLPRMRPAEGEFDKTISVSDREYVRFLFALRLFLPDSGLVQSTRESVRMRNHLAGMPITHMSVESRTDPGGYSGGEELKQFEIEDSRKIQEFTEMLKKKGLDPVFKDFDRAFFQVPDRIG from the coding sequence ATGTACACGGAGTTATTTGACAAGATCTCCTTCTCGGAAGCGAAGGAAAGAGTATTATCTAAATCTAATATAGATATAGAGTCCGCACTCCATACCTCATCTTCCGGGAAAGCGCTCAATTTCGAAGAATATCTTTCTTTATTGCATCCGACTGCCGATCTTTATTTGGAAGAAATGGCCCAGCTTTCTCTAAGCTTGACCAAAAAAAGATTCGGCAATACGATCTCTCTCTATATGCCGATGTATCTTTCCAACGAATGTAGGTCCTCCTGTGTTTATTGCGGATTCAGTTTTGAGAATAAGATCCCCAGAAAAACATTAAACGAGTCGGAGATCCGGGCCGAGTCGGAAGTTCTTTATTTCAAAGGGATCAGGCATGTTCTGATATTAACCGGAGAAGATTACTCTATTACAAATTTAGAATATTTAAAATCCGCGGTGAGGGTCTTAAAAGCATATTTCGATTCCATCTCCATAGAAATTTACCCTATGGACCGGGAAAAATACGAGGTATTGATCGGGGAAGGAGTGGAAGGTCTGGTAGTCTACCAAGAGACCTATGATCCGGAGGTCTATTCCAAATATCATCTGCGTGGGATGAAAAAGAATATGAGATACAGACTAGAGGCTCCGGATAGAGGTGGGCTTGCCGGCTTTCGACGTATCGGAGTAGGAGCGCTTCTCGGACTTTCTGATCCATACGGAGAAATGTTCCGTCTTGCTGAACATGCACATTATCTTTCTAAAAAATATTGGAGAACTACGATCCAAGTTTCCCTTCCTCGGATGAGACCGGCGGAAGGTGAGTTCGATAAAACGATCTCTGTATCCGATAGAGAGTATGTTCGATTTTTATTCGCGCTCCGTCTTTTTTTACCGGACAGTGGACTTGTACAATCCACCAGAGAATCCGTTCGGATGCGAAACCATTTGGCTGGAATGCCGATCACTCATATGTCCGTGGAATCTAGAACGGATCCCGGAGGTTATTCCGGCGGAGAAGAATTAAAACAATTCGAGATAGAAGATTCTAGAAAGATCCAAGAATTTACGGAGATGTTAAAGAAGAAGGGACTGGACCCGGTCTTTAAGGATTTCGATCGGGCATTTTTTCAAGTACCCGATCGGATTGGCTAA
- a CDS encoding thiazole synthase yields the protein MAESDDLIIAGRRFKSRLFLGTGKFSSGTALEQAIHSSGTEVVTVALRRVDLSSPQDDILTKIDREKILLLPNTSGARDAEEAVRLARLSRELGGGNWVKLEVTPDPVYLLPDPIETLKAAQILVKEGFHVLPYINADPILCKHLEEAGCATVMPLGSPIGTNQGIRTLANLEIIIEQSNIPVVVDAGLGLPSHAAQAMELGADAVLVNTAIAIAKGPAKTAYAFKLATEAGRISRLYSNSGTSRSQKASASSPLTGFLEEESRNVHGVI from the coding sequence GTGGCGGAATCAGACGATCTAATCATCGCAGGCAGAAGGTTCAAATCCAGGCTGTTTTTGGGTACCGGCAAATTCTCTTCCGGTACCGCTTTGGAACAAGCGATCCATTCTTCCGGAACGGAAGTAGTGACTGTCGCTCTTCGTAGAGTGGACCTGTCTTCGCCCCAAGACGATATTCTGACTAAGATCGATCGGGAAAAAATATTACTTTTACCGAATACGAGCGGCGCCCGGGATGCGGAGGAAGCGGTCCGTCTTGCAAGACTTTCCAGAGAATTAGGCGGGGGTAATTGGGTAAAACTAGAGGTGACCCCCGATCCGGTTTACCTTCTTCCGGATCCGATCGAAACACTCAAGGCCGCCCAGATCCTGGTAAAGGAGGGATTTCATGTCCTACCTTATATCAACGCTGATCCGATCCTTTGTAAACATTTGGAAGAAGCAGGATGTGCCACAGTGATGCCTCTCGGTTCTCCGATTGGGACTAACCAAGGCATTCGCACCCTGGCAAATTTAGAAATTATTATAGAACAATCCAATATACCGGTAGTGGTCGATGCAGGGCTCGGCCTTCCTTCCCATGCCGCCCAAGCAATGGAGTTGGGAGCGGATGCGGTTTTAGTAAATACGGCGATCGCGATCGCAAAAGGTCCTGCCAAAACAGCGTACGCTTTCAAACTTGCAACGGAAGCGGGTAGGATTTCCAGATTATACTCCAATTCCGGAACTTCCCGATCCCAAAAAGCATCGGCTTCCAGTCCTCTCACAGGATTTTTAGAAGAAGAATCTAGAAATGTACACGGAGTTATTTGA